The Syngnathus scovelli strain Florida chromosome 19, RoL_Ssco_1.2, whole genome shotgun sequence region agccagccagcgagccagcGCACCCCAACTAGCTGTCTCCTGCTCTGCCCTGTTCTTCCCGGGCAGTTAGCTGGAAACAAGGACGCTGGAGTGACCTGGTCCCGTCCCGCCAGCCCGGGTGCAGGCAGGTCGGATATCTATCTGGCTGCTTGGTTGCTTCATTGGCATTGTCAGAGTGCGAAGGTAAGCAAGGTGAAGGCGGAGGATTTCGCAGCGCAGCTATCGAGCACGGTTTCCATAGCACGGTGCTAAGCTAAGTACCGCCCGtccgctcgctcgcccgcccgtCCGTCGTTCCCTGCTCAGATGGAGCGATGCTAGTACCAGTACTCGATCGTCAAATAAGGCCATCGAAGCATAAAGCGCTAATACCAACGTGGACAATATTGCGCATGACGTTGTTGGAGTCTATTCGGCTTATGTATTAGGTCACACCATGAAACGGAACATTTATTATCCTCTTATGTCAAATGTGTGCGTTGTTTGCTTGCCAGCGTTTGTCATCATACGCCACGTTTTGTTTTGGTGAGGATTATGATGACAAGCCGAAGTAGGTCGGCATTTTTCATCAAAATTAGTCCACTAATGCAAATGATTCGTTCGTCGAATTGTCGTGCGAAAGATAAGCTGCTCAATTTTGCTCTACAACGTCTTGGATTTGATAAGGAAGACAGACCAGTGACAATTTGATCTGAAATCATTCAAATAGTTGGGACATGAAATCGTTCCGTTTATGCACGATAGCTTTGGACATGTTATGATGACTACCTGCTTGCCTATTTAATTGGGTCACTAGGAATAAAAACAGTCAGCGCGCGTGCGCGtctgggagggagggcgggagggagggaaggacggacggacggacggacggatggatggatggagaggcCGACATATAGAAGCTGTATGACAAATGTTTGTTTAATGTGTTATCCTCACGTGGgtcatatctatatctatatctatagacCCACGTACTGAAATATTACATTGAATCGAGATAGTCATGTACCAGTGTGGGAGTTGCCACACATTCTGACGGAAATGATCACTCGCTACATTTAGCCAATTCAATCCAATAGTAAGTTTGTCATTGCTAAATAACAATCAGTAACTCGTAATGGCTTGTAAATAAAGAGGCATAATCAATTACTGAATATTCAGTAATGAATTAAATTAGTCTGATAGACACAACTTTAATTTCATCATGACCTTATTTCGATCCCTCAACGCGGCATTTTGTATGTCAactagagataaaaaaaaaaaaaggcgcctCCCTTAGGTGAGTAAATGCTAtgttttgaactttttttttttttagaataaatatttggtagactaatgtttaaaaaaaaaaacactgttcgGTAAATGTACCAATTTCAGACTAAACAGGAAGTTTTGACATCTTTGGTTGACTTACGCTTAAATGTTGCTCCATGactgtaaagtgcaatcaagtcCACGCTAACACATCAGATCAGGTAGTTCACTCAGTCGTTTCATGTCCCTCTAAAGTTTTTTACTGTGACACTGTTCTGACTCGATGCAGCTATAGTCACGGCAAAGTATCCgtccattttcaacaccgccCATCTAGATTTCCTAGTGAGGTCATTTCATCGAAGCATTTGGATTGGAAGCCCTCTTCCGTCCATTTCCTTGCCGTCAGAAACGCGACAAAATCTGAAGTAGACACACGTGACTGACACTgtttgcgcgcgtgtgcgtgtgcttgcGTGTGTCCCTCAGTACCTTTCCATGTCCAAGTCAGCCCAGATGCCACTGTCCAACAACATAACGGTGTCAAAGCCCTCAATCTCTCGGGTGCCCAGCAGCATGGAGGGCATCAATCATGAGCTGGAGAAGGTCTTTATCAAAGACAACGGAGAGAAGGAAGAGTTAAAGGTAGCGTTGCGCTCTGTTGATCAATGTGTCATttcatgtattgtattgtactcGTAGCAAAGCACAAGACACAAATACAAGAGCAGCAATGAGGAGACTCGAAAAAAAGAATCCCCCTGATTTGTTGCAGTCTCTGGAGGTACCCGATGGGCGTCGAGCGCCCTTTCCTCCGCAGCAGCGCAGCAGCTCCAGAGGCACCGACATCCAAATTCCATCAGGCCCCGGACGGTCCAGCAGTTGCTCCAGCCTCTCGCCCTGCCCCTCACCCGCCGCCTGTCCGTCGGGATCACACGACAGCAGTCCCTTTTCCACCGAGGATTTACTCGATGATCCCGATAAAGGTTCAAAACCTTTTCTTTCGTGAGTGTGAAAGTGAGGTGGATGTCCGGGTTGgttggtttttgtttgtttctttggctCTCGGGATCCATCTCATCTGCCTCGGTCTCACAATCTACTTAAACATACTTTTCCCATGTCTTTGCAGACAGCGAAAGTAGCTCGCCCCTGCCCAAATTTGCATCTTCCCCCAAACCCAACAACACCTACATGTTCAAGCGAGAGCCGCCCGAAGGTTGCGAAAAGATTAAAGCCTTTGAGGAGATGAGGTAAGCCGAACGATAGCTGCAGATGCTTTGAATCCAAACCCGACATCGTCCCaatggattttctttttttttttcatatgctTCTGACCGTCTTTCAGCTCGAGGCAGTCGGCGTCGGCCGCCCTCTTTTCCTGTCCGGACAAAAACAAAGTCAACTTCATTCCAACTGGCTCGGCATTCTGCCCCGTCAAACTCCCGCCGGTCCAGTCtcaagagaaggaggaggaggaggacgaccaCGACGGGACAGAGACGGCGACGACGCACGAGGCTCAAGCCTCCTCGGCTGCAAATGATCCTCCCGGCCCAGCCGCCGCCTCAGCGGAGCTGCCGCAGACAGACAGTCGAGCCATCAGCTAGTAGCGAGCAGAGCTGGTCTCTAGCTCCAGGTTTGACCTTTGTGACTGACTCTCCCAAAACACCTTCTTCTGCCATGCCACAAGAGCCTTGGTATTTGTGTGCTGACCCCTGCgagccctctctctctctttgtctctctctctctctctgtctctcgctcgctcgctcgctctctctgcaTGATGTAGAAACtgtctccaccaccaccaccaccaccaccaccaccaagaaCCACTTTGCCACCAATATTCTGTCCTGTATTATTCTGTCCATGCTTGTGGGCTGGAAAAGAAGAAATTGTATTGTGCAGGAAACATAGggatcaaagtggaagggatgtGTATTTTAAAATGATAGTATATTTCTTATGATTAAATTATGTATTGTGTTCTGTTTTAAACATTTGCAGAAAGAATAAGCTCTTTAAatggaacgtgtgtgtgtgtgtgtgtgtgactctcAGGCACAAAAACGATGGGTAGTCGCACTGCCGTGCTATATGACCTAGAGCTTATTAAGCACCGACTGTGAAAAGGATCGCTTGTCACATTTGTGATTGAAACACCAGAGAAATAAGTAAAGATCACTTCCCAGCTAGAATTGATGTCAATTTCTTACCTTAATGGCTGGGGGGGGATGTTATTGACAGAGAAATCTCCACGAGATGAGTGAAAAAACACCTATGGTATTGACACAAAGCTCTTTGCACTCACAGATTTCATTTCAATGGACATTGTTGCTGCGCATTGCTGTAAACTAAACTGTGTATACAATTAGAAATGAGTATACTTTTAAAAACTCAATTATTCTTGGTAAATAGAAATGAAAGGGCGACCAGACCAAACATGACGACATTTGTAGCGGTGAAAAAGAAATGGCTACTTTGCGGTTACAACACGGTAGTCCAGCAgatggcactcttgaaccacaaAGCAATCCAAGGAGCACAATGGAGCCGCATGGAGTTCCCTCGAGTCTTGCCTGATCGAGTTTACATAGAGGGAAGGTCCTGTTGGCTGCCAGGGGTCGTCTATCCAGATATTGATTTGGGCCCCTCAGTGTCACAAATGAGAAGAATCCAACTTAGGAACAAGGTCTCTTACCTACTACCCCAAATCAGCTGGGGCTAGGCTGCATCCATCCGTTGGCCTCAGTGCAGAGGTTGCGGCTTTCCGTTGCGGCTCCGCTCttcctttgtggagtttgcatgttctccaaaCGGATCAAGCtgaacacagaaaaaaaaaaaagaaaataataattaaataaaagtaTATATCTCTCCCCCCAACAGATTAGAAAAGTATCTCTGCAACACCCAGAGGGATAGATTAAACTTTTCTGCAATCCCGGAGACTCCAAGTGCACCATGAAATGCATTTGAAAGCTAAATAAGTGCATTTTCCACGACAGGTCTTGGATTCTTTTAGTGTTTTCGTTAAATATGCATTTAACGTACAGTAGCTCACGTCAGCGTATCAAGTGGTCTCTGAATACTGCATCCATATACACGCACATACATatacaaacatacatacatacacggaCGGACGTACGTATATATGATATAAATATACCtttgtatatatacacacgtgTTTGTTCATTTTGGGGATTATATATTGACAGGCGCATAGaacgatttttgttttcaatgcaATAATTGGTCGGTcagctattgattttttttttttttctcttaaaatgATTTCTTTCTTTCGTACTAACAAAACCTTGTGCGTGACTCTGCCTTCTGCTTTCATTCAAAGTGCCTGGATTGCACTTGGCATGTGGGCATACACAAAGTAGCCCAGTGCGAGACACTTTGCAGTTTTTCAATGAGTGGGTGCCCTATGCTGCCAAAGCTCAGTGCAGCCAGTCTAAAAACGTGTCAAAATGTGTGCACAATTTTGAAGGAGGCCTTTGTGAACGTGAAGGAGCTTGTGGCCAGCTTGTCATCTCTGGAGATGATGGCCTGCCCTGCCCGCCTGCAGAATGGACCGACTGTCAGATTCTCTCTTTTGTGAGTCCGTCTCGCGGGTCCTTTGCGGGCCCATCccacctgagaaaaaaaaaatccatctgtcCTTCCTTCCAGCCTCGTATTCTTTTCCCATCTGCTGCCTGGGTGGGATTTCATTGTATTGCCACCGCGAAGCACCCCCCCCAGCTGGGCACCTTCAATCGACTGCCCTTTTGTTTTAGCCGCCATATCAATAGGAGAAAAGACACTTATGGTAATGAAGCCTTATCGTGTTCCGTTCAGACATTTGCCGTCTTCCAGTCGTACGGCAGGCAGCGCGGTCCAAGCGGGCCGAGTCGAAGCCGGCCGACTGCCGTCCGGCCGAATCTATCGCCGTTGCTGATCTTCCGCTTTTCACCTGCTGACCAGTGACAAAAAGTCAACACAattgttggaaaataaaaatagagacTGCCAGGAGGTTCTTTTATACCTCCGACATTGTTCCAAAAGGCCTTTTCTACCTGGCATTGAACAGTTCCTCCACCCATATTTCCATATGGGTTTTTT contains the following coding sequences:
- the glcci1a gene encoding glucocorticoid induced 1a isoform X1; this encodes MRGKQPASQPASQRASQLASQPASQRTPTSCLLLCPVLPGQLAGNKDAGVTWSRPASPGAGRSDIYLAAWLLHWHCQSAKYLSMSKSAQMPLSNNITVSKPSISRVPSSMEGINHELEKVFIKDNGEKEELKSLEVPDGRRAPFPPQQRSSSRGTDIQIPSGPGRSSSCSSLSPCPSPAACPSGSHDSSPFSTEDLLDDPDKDSESSSPLPKFASSPKPNNTYMFKREPPEGCEKIKAFEEMSSRQSASAALFSCPDKNKVNFIPTGSAFCPVKLPPVQSQEKEEEEDDHDGTETATTHEAQASSAANDPPGPAAASAELPQTDSRAIS
- the glcci1a gene encoding glucocorticoid induced 1a isoform X2, with translation MDGWRGRHIEAYLSMSKSAQMPLSNNITVSKPSISRVPSSMEGINHELEKVFIKDNGEKEELKSLEVPDGRRAPFPPQQRSSSRGTDIQIPSGPGRSSSCSSLSPCPSPAACPSGSHDSSPFSTEDLLDDPDKDSESSSPLPKFASSPKPNNTYMFKREPPEGCEKIKAFEEMSSRQSASAALFSCPDKNKVNFIPTGSAFCPVKLPPVQSQEKEEEEDDHDGTETATTHEAQASSAANDPPGPAAASAELPQTDSRAIS